In Ostrea edulis chromosome 4, xbOstEdul1.1, whole genome shotgun sequence, a single window of DNA contains:
- the LOC125671994 gene encoding chitobiosyldiphosphodolichol beta-mannosyltransferase-like — MLIVGFVVMWCPIIFVLLYLIFNYMIRGKNSVCIVVLGDIGRSPRMQYHASSFGAEGFVVDIVGYGGSTPHSAVRNSEGITIHELWEPPAFLKTVPRLLGYIVKVFFQSCTLGIKLLLLPKSGLIFLQNPPSIPTMAVCWVVCLMRGSKLLIDWHNYGYTILSLSLGNIHPLVKFSKWYEHAFGRMSHLNICVTNAMKQDLEENWKIKAETLYDRPADMFQCTSLPEAHNLFLKLSQQYEVFTNRDLHNSTVFTTQTEDGKVACLKDRPALIISSTSWTEDEDFGILLSALTEYDEDQKKDCSLPQLICVITGKGPQKEFYRTKIENHKWNGVKFCLPWLEAQDYPKLLGAADLGICLHASSSGLDLPMKVVDMFGCGIPVCALRFNCISELVKDGQNGLLFQDSQELCQQLKTLMVDYKGGKTKLSQMKCNLEKFQKLRWHESWKNVVLRLLEH; from the exons ATGCTTATAGTTGGATTTGTGGTCATGTGGTGTCCAATAATATTTGTCTTGTTATATCTGATCTTCAATTATATGATACGAGGAAAGAATTCCGTATGTATTGTTGTTCTGGGAGACATAGGACGCAGTCCCCGCATGCAGTACCATGCATCATCGTTTGGGGCGGAAGGGTTTGTCGTGGATATAGTAGGTTACGGAG GTTCAACTCCACATTCTGCTGTAAGAAATTCAGAAGGGATTACAATTCATGAGCTATGGGAGCCACCAGCATTCCTAAAGA CTGTGCCTCGTTTACTGGGTTATATTGTTAAAGTCTTCTTCCAAAGCTGTACCCTTGGTATAAAGTTATTACTTCTTCCCAAGTCTGGATTAATATTCCTACAG AATCCACCTTCCATTCCTACAATGGCAGTGTGCTGGGTTGTTTGTTTAATGAGGGGAAGTAAGCTACTTATTGATTGGCATAACTATGGCTACACAATCCTCAGTCTGTCTTTGGGAAATATTCATCCACTGGTCAAATTTTCCAAATG GTATGAACATGCATTTGGAAGGATGTCACACTTAAACATCTGTGTAACAAATGCGATGAAGCAAGATTTGGAAGAAAACTGGAAAATTAa AGCTGAGACACTGTATGACAGACCAGCAGATATGTTCCAATGTACTTCACTTCCAGAAGCTCACAATCTGTTCTTAAAACTCTCACAGCAATATGAAGTGTTCACTAACAG GGATTTACATAACAGCACAGTCTTTACAACACAAACAGAGGATGGAAAGGTGGCATGTCTGAAGGACAGACCAGCACTAATTATAAGCAGCACCAGCTGGACAg AAGATGAAGATTTTGGAATCCTTTTATCAGCATTAACAG AGTATGATGAAGACCAGAAGAAAGACTGCTCTCTTCCACAGTTAATTTGTGTGATTACAG GTAAAGGACCACAGAAAGAATTTTACAGAACCAAAATAGAAAATCATAAGTGGAATGGTGTGAAGTTTTGTCTGCCTTGGTTGGAAGCACAGGATTATCCTAAACTTTTAG GAGCTGCTGACCTAGGAATCTGTCTCCATGCTTCCTCAAGTGGCCTTGACCTTCCAATGAAGGTCGTGGATATGTTTGGCTGTGGTATCCCAGTCTGTGCTCTCAGATTCAATTG CATATCTGAATTGGTGAAAGATGGACAGAATGGGTTACTCTTTCAGGATTCACAAGAGCTCTGTCAACAACTTAAG ACTTTAATGGTGGATTATAAAGGAGGAAAAACAAAGTTGTCACAGATGAAATGTAACTTGGAAAAATTTCAAAAGCTTCGGTGGCATGAATCTTGGAAAAATGTTGTATTGCGATTGTTAGAGCATTAA
- the LOC125671996 gene encoding 5'(3')-deoxyribonucleotidase, cytosolic type-like isoform X1: MQRTRPGFEPGPPETVVRTTFQKKEEHRMAGRRGIATLAQKKLLVLVDLDGVMADFEGHFLTKWKLKYPDESFIALEDRRTFYLADQYETLKEGLKPMVKSVYETKGFFKDLPPIAGACDAVKEMNEMEGVEVFICSSPLFFYKYSAKEKFEWVEHYLGKDWINRTILTRDKTIVSGHILIDDNVKIKGAVDTPSWEHVVFTAYYNKHMNIRGKKRLESWSDGSWRNLILDFKRRL, translated from the exons atgcaacggaccagaccgggattcgaacctgggccccctgaaaCTGTAGTCAG GACAACTTTTCAGAAGAAAGAAGAACACAGAATGGCAGGAAGGAGGGGTATTGCTACCCTGGCTCAGAAGAAGTTGCTAGTTCTTGTTGATCTAGATGGTGTCATGGCTGATTTTGAAGGACACTTTCTTACTAAATGGAAGCTAAAGTATCCAGATGAATCATTTATTGCTTTGGAAGATCGGAGAACATTTTACTTAGCTGATCAGTATGAGACCCTAAAAGAAGGATTAAAG CCCATGGTTAAGTCTGTTTATGAGACAAAGGGATTTTTCAAAGATCTTCCACCAATAGCTGGGGCTTGTGATGCAGTCAAGGAGATGAATGAAATGGAGGG AGTGGAGGTGTTTATATGTTCCAGTCCACTATTCTTCTACAAATACAGTGCCAAAGAAAAA TTTGAATGGGTAGAACATTATTTAGGAAAGGATTGGATAAATAGGACTATACTGACTCGAGACAAAACTATCGTCAGTGGACATATACTGATAGATGATAATGTGAAAATTAAAG GAGCTGTGGACACCCCATCATGGGAGCATGTAGTTTTCACAGCTTACTACAATAAACATATGAACATCAGGGGAAAGAAGCGTCTGGAAAGCTGGTCTGATGGGTCATGGCGGAATCTCATATTAGACTTCAAAAGAAGACTTTGA
- the LOC125671996 gene encoding 5'(3')-deoxyribonucleotidase, mitochondrial-like isoform X2: MAGRRGIATLAQKKLLVLVDLDGVMADFEGHFLTKWKLKYPDESFIALEDRRTFYLADQYETLKEGLKPMVKSVYETKGFFKDLPPIAGACDAVKEMNEMEGVEVFICSSPLFFYKYSAKEKFEWVEHYLGKDWINRTILTRDKTIVSGHILIDDNVKIKGAVDTPSWEHVVFTAYYNKHMNIRGKKRLESWSDGSWRNLILDFKRRL; the protein is encoded by the exons ATGGCAGGAAGGAGGGGTATTGCTACCCTGGCTCAGAAGAAGTTGCTAGTTCTTGTTGATCTAGATGGTGTCATGGCTGATTTTGAAGGACACTTTCTTACTAAATGGAAGCTAAAGTATCCAGATGAATCATTTATTGCTTTGGAAGATCGGAGAACATTTTACTTAGCTGATCAGTATGAGACCCTAAAAGAAGGATTAAAG CCCATGGTTAAGTCTGTTTATGAGACAAAGGGATTTTTCAAAGATCTTCCACCAATAGCTGGGGCTTGTGATGCAGTCAAGGAGATGAATGAAATGGAGGG AGTGGAGGTGTTTATATGTTCCAGTCCACTATTCTTCTACAAATACAGTGCCAAAGAAAAA TTTGAATGGGTAGAACATTATTTAGGAAAGGATTGGATAAATAGGACTATACTGACTCGAGACAAAACTATCGTCAGTGGACATATACTGATAGATGATAATGTGAAAATTAAAG GAGCTGTGGACACCCCATCATGGGAGCATGTAGTTTTCACAGCTTACTACAATAAACATATGAACATCAGGGGAAAGAAGCGTCTGGAAAGCTGGTCTGATGGGTCATGGCGGAATCTCATATTAGACTTCAAAAGAAGACTTTGA